The Archocentrus centrarchus isolate MPI-CPG fArcCen1 chromosome 12, fArcCen1, whole genome shotgun sequence genome includes a window with the following:
- the sec31a gene encoding LOW QUALITY PROTEIN: protein transport protein Sec31A (The sequence of the model RefSeq protein was modified relative to this genomic sequence to represent the inferred CDS: inserted 2 bases in 2 codons; substituted 3 bases at 3 genomic stop codons), translating to MKLKEINRTAIQSWSPAQHHPIYLATGTSAQQLDASFSTNASLEFFELDLAEPSLDMKSCGSFSTTHRYHKLVWGPYGMDSQSHPSGVLIAGGENGNVILYDPAKIMGGESDVIIAESDRHTGPVRALDVNPFQTNLVASGGNESEIYIWDMNNFGSPMTPGPKTQPLEDISCVAWNRQXQHILASASPGGRASVWDLRKNDLIIKVSDHSNRMHCSGLAWNPEVATQLVLASEDDRMPVIQMWDLRFATSPLKILEHHSRGILAIAWSLADPELLLSCGKDSRIVCWNPNTAEVLYELPTSSQWCFDIQWCPKNPAVLSAAGFDGHIDIYSIMGGSSQAQSLRQADQICNSFGNMDPFGTGQILPPLQLPQTAAPPATGNPLKKPQVDSQTCGASFAFGGKLISLENTKPNPSSRRNSPFTRCARHQVVTETXFLKRSDQLQATLSSGNFVISARKRSIAAGNEFEKTVWSFLKVXDXESIKXPIFNKKCDIRSKYLELLGYNKDELALKVSNYAADCESVHSSSVQVDVPSSATLQPLAFMPPADTPEAAFDMIAAANLQPADTLELNSSPEPEAEDPPAADPEDALSSEPYPNLDQVLPEEEEADENEKVEEEDIPLDQEMTASVEEDPSPAETLAPIEVPAPAPTPAGGVNLSINQDVDGLITQALLTGDFEGAVELCLHDNRLADSIILAIAGGPELLEKTQKKYFTKSHSKITKLISAVVMKDWHDILKTCDLQNWKEALAAVMTYAQPEEFSSLCDLLGDRLEAAEDANLQSQACLCYICAGNVEKLVSCWTRVQDGHCPLSLQDLVEKVVVLRHAVEQTQCCGPTAIGILLAEKMSQYADLLASQGSLATAIAYLPDNSNQVAIQQLRDRLGRALGQQVSAPAAPVQTQRFPSQPPAPQAQHGSALPRHPYTHPVQPTMVPQPTPAAPVPMPTPASAPAQPQYYQPVRAASTVTSWSNQTPTALPNVPPPLQVGSTSDQKVEPSNPMYGMPASGTAAAPPASSTPAYMTSHQYQPYPQVNQYPPGAGGVPLFQPLQYSSAPPHPPPSAEPSSPPHPPGFLSEYTQPIQSQPTSPPYPGQPPLSQCLSSSPPSQPLFFPSSSSFTAPPSSGVSFQHGGPGSPVSYMPLPPSGVSGPQNGWNDPPALTRASKKKIPENYTPPTPITAPIMTPLGTDPQALPMSSGAPQTGMQGPHGAQAPYSGMQQQQFSPPAMNPAMPKTSMEGAPGAPTGDVIQPLQSIPAEKILKKPIPDEHLVLKTTFEGLIQKCLAVATDPQTKRKLDDANKRLEALYDKLREQTLSPAIVGGLHNIARSIESRSYTEGLNIHTHIVSSSNFSETSAFMPVLKVVLTQANKLGV from the exons ATGAAACTTAAAGAGATCAACCGCACAGCCATCCAGAGCTGGAGTCCTGCACAGCACCACCCCATCTACCTGGCAACAG GAACATCAGCTCAGCAGCTGGATGCCTCCTTCAGCACCAATGCCTCCTTGGAATTTTTTGAGCTGGATTTGGCTGAGCCATCTCTGGATATGAAATCATGTGGTAGCTTTTCCACCACTCACAG ATACCACAAACTGGTGTGGGGTCCATATGGTATGGACTCCCAGAGTCATCCCTCTGGTGTTCTCATCGCGGGGGGGGAGAACGGCAATGTCATTCTGTACGACCCTGCAAAGATAATGGGTGGAGAGAGCGATGTCATCATTGCTGAGAGTGACAGGCACACAGGGCCAGTGAGAGCTCTGGATGTCAACCCTTTCCAG ACAAACCTTGTTGCATCAGGTGGAAATGAGTCTGAAATCTATATATGGGACATGAATAACTTTGGATCGCCAATGACACCAGGACCTAAAACACAG CCTCTGGAGGACATCAGCTGCGTGGCTTGGAACAGAC GTCAGCACATCCTGGCCTCAGCCAGCCCGGGCGGTCGGGCTTCAGTGTGGGACCTCCGCAAGAATGACCTCATTATCAAAGTTAGCGACCACAGCAACAGA aTGCATTGTTCTGGCCTGGCTTGGAACCCAGAAGTGGCCACTCAGCTGGTCTTGGCCTCGGAGGACGACCGGATGCCCGTCATCCAGATGTGGGACTTGCGATTTGCTACCTCTCCACTCAAGATTCTAGAGCATCACTCACG GGGTATCCTGGCCATTGCCTGGAGCTTAGCAGATCCTGAGCTGCTTCTGAGCTGCGGGAAGGACAGCAGGATTGTGTGCTGGAATCCAAATACAGCCGAG GTGCTGTACGAGTTGCCCACCAGCAGTCAGTGGTGCTTTGACATCCAGTGGTGCCCCAAAAACCCCGCTGTGCTGTCAGCTGCAGGCTTTGACGGGCACATCGACATCTACTCCATCATGGGAGGGAGCAGCCAggcacagagcctgaggcaaGCTGACCAG ATCTGCAACTCTTTTGGGAACATGGATCCTTTCGGGACAGGACAAATCTTGCCTCCGCTGCAGCTGCCCCAGACTGCAGCCCCTCCAGCTACAGGCAACCCCCTGAAGAAACCCCAAGTGGATTCGCAGACCTGTGGAGCCTCATTTGCA TTTGGTGGGAAGCTGATATCTTTGGAGAATACAAAGCCAAACCCCAGCAGCCGCCGCAACAGCCCCTTCACACGTTGTGCACGTCACCAGGTTGTTACAGAAA GCTTTTTGAAGCGCTCTGACCAGCTGCAGGCCACTCTGAGCTCAGGCAACTTCGTGATTTCTGCCAGGAAAAGATCGATTGCTGCTGGAAATGAGTTTGAAAAAACTGTTTGGTCTTTCCTTAAGGTATGAGATTGAGAAAGTATCAAATAACCAATATTCAACAAAAAATG TGACATCCGCAGCAAGTACCTGGAACTTCTGGGGTACAACAAAGACGAGCTAGCTTTAAAGGT ATCAAATTATGCAGCTGACTGTGAATCCGTCCACTCCTCTTCTGTACAGGTGGATGTGCCTTCTTCAGCCACACTGCAGCCATTAGCATTCATGCCCCCTGCGGACACTCCAGAGGCAGCGTTTGACATGATCGCCGCTGCAAACCTTCAGCCGGCAGACACACTCGAACTCAATTCCTCTCCTGAACCCGAGGCTGAGGATCCACCAGCGGCAGATCCAGAAGATGCTCTTAGCAGTGAGCCATACCCCAATTTGGATCAGGTTCtcccagaggaggaggaggcggatgAGAACGAGAAGGTAGAGGAGGAGGACATCCCCTTAGATCAG GAGATGACAGCATCAGTGGAGGAGGATCCGAGTCCTGCTGAGACACTAGCACCTATTGAGGtcccagctccagctccaacGCCAGCAGGAGGGGTCAACCTCAGCATCAATCAAG ATGTGGACGGGCTGATCACGCAAGCTCTGCTGACTGGAGACTTCGAGGGAGCTGTGGAGCTTTGTCTCCATGACAACCGATTGGCAGACAGCATCATATTGGCCATTGCCGGAGGGCCCGAACTCTTAGAAAAAACCCAGAAGAAGTATTTTACAAAATCACACAGCAAGATAACCAAG ctgatcagtGCAGTGGTAATGAAAGACTGGCACGACATCCTAAAGACATGCGACCTTCAGAACTGGAAGGAGGCTCTGGCTGCTGTCATGACCTACGCTCAGCCTGAGGAGTTCTCTTCCCTCTGTG acCTTCTCGGGGACAGACTGGAGGCAGCAGAGGATGCTAACCTGCAGTCTCAAGCCTGTCTCTGTTACATCTGCGCTGGCAATGTGGAGAAACTCGTCTCTTGCTGGACCAGAGTGCAGGATGGacactgtcctctctctctaCAG GACCTGGTGGAGAAAGTGGTGGTGTTGCGGCATGCAGTAGAGCAGACCCAGTGCTGTGGTCCCACTGCTATCGGCATCCTGCTAGCTGAAAAGATGAGCCAGTATGCCGACCTGCTGGCCTCCCAGGGCAGCCTGGCCACTGCCATCGCCTACCTGCCTGATAACAGCAACCAA GTTGCCATACAGCAGCTTCGTGACCGTCTCGGTCGGGCTCTGGGGCAGCAGGTGTCTGCTCCTGCAGCTCCGGTGCAAACCCAGAGATTTCCATCTCAGCCGCCTGCTCCTCAGGCTCAGCACGGCTCAGCCCTGCCTCGACATCCGTACACCCACCCGGTCCAGCCCACCATGGTGCCTCAGCCCACACCAGCAGCACCGGTGCCTATGCCTACCCCGGCCTCTGCCCCAGCACAGCCACAGTATTACCAGCCA GTGAGGGCTGCCTCCACTGTCACCTCCTGGAGTAACCAAACTCCCACAGCCCTCCCCAatgtccctcctcctcttcaagTAGGCAGCACCTCAGACCAGAAG GTGGAGCCTTCAAATCCCATGTATGGGATGCCAGCCTCCGGTACGGCTGCAGCTCCTCCGGCCTCCTCCACTCCTGCATACATGACCTCTCATCAGTACCAGC CTTACCCCCAGGTCAACCAGTACCCACCTGGAGCTGGGGGGGTGCCTCTCTTTCAGCCTCTTCAGTactcctctgctcctcctcatcCACCCCCTTCCGCAGAGCCGTCCTCCCCTCCTCACCCCCCTGGCTTTCTCTCTGAGTACACACAGCCCATCCAGTCTCAGCCAACATCTCCACCCTATCCCGGACAGCCTCCACTTAGCCAGTGCCTGTCCTCATCTCCTCCCTCCCAGCCTCTTTTCTTTCCCAGCTCTTCTTCCTTTACTGCTCCTCCGTCCTCCGGAGTGTCTTTCCAGCATGGCGGGCCAGGATCTCCTGTGTCGTACATGCCTCTTCCACCGAGCGGAGTCTCAG GGCCTCAGAACGGCTGGAATGACCCTCCGGCTCTGACCCGAGCATCAAAAAAGAAG ATTCCAGAGAACTACACCCCCCCTACCCCCATCACCGCTCCCATCATGACCCCACTGGGCACTGACCCTCAGGCACTGCCGATGTCCTCTGGGGCCCCTCAGACCGGGATGCAGGGGCCACATGGTGCACAGGCTCCCTACTCAggcatgcagcagcagcagttctctCCTCCAGCCATGAACCCTGCAATGCCCAAGACCAGCATGGAGGGTGCTCCAGGAGCACCCACTGGAGACGTGATACAG CCTCTGCAGTCCATCCCTGCTGAGAAGATCCTGAAGAAACCCATACCTGATGAGCACCTGGTCCTAAAGACCACGTTCGAGGGGCTGATCCAGAAATGCTTGGCTGTAGCTACTGACCCT caaacTAAGAGGAAGCTCGATGATGCAAACAAACGGTTGGAAGCACTCTATGACAAGCTCAGAGAGCAGACA CTCTCTCCCGCCATTGTAGGAGGACTGCACAACATAGCCAGGAGCATAGAGTCCCGATCCTACACAGAGGGCCTCAACATCCACACCCACATAGTGAGCAGCAGCAACTTCAGCGAGACTTCGGCGTTCATGCCCGTACTCAAGGTGGTGCTGACGCAAGCCAACAAACTCGGGGTCTGA